A genomic segment from Arcobacter acticola encodes:
- the metK gene encoding methionine adenosyltransferase, with the protein MEKQTQYLFTSEVVSPGHPDKCADIIADSIVDRLIIADKNSRVASEVFVAGKHVVIGGEVKSTCQLSNEDYEKIVKDALSKIGYDGKSAFTKEQCLHPDDIKVQVLLNQQSPDISQGVDQSTGDIGAGDQGIMFGFASSETADLMPAAITYARMLCDKVYNYALNHNQKLGVDIKTQVTVDYGTKENFENCKPQKIHTIVVSAPSVEGMGIGEVRELIQGLIDDSGLPTSMYDKKSTIIHINPTGRYVSHSSLHDSGLTGRKLIVDSFGGYSPIGGGAQSSKDYTKVDRSGLYAARWIAKHIVAAGLAKKATVQISYAIGVARPTSVSVDTMGTYTKFDDDKLSDFVMNTFPLTPRWITEKFKLDSPSEKTFLYADVAARGQVGQSDYPWEKLDELEKFDNI; encoded by the coding sequence ATGGAAAAACAAACACAATATTTATTTACAAGTGAAGTAGTAAGCCCAGGACACCCTGATAAGTGTGCTGATATTATTGCAGATTCAATAGTTGACAGATTAATTATTGCAGATAAAAACAGCAGAGTTGCATCTGAAGTTTTTGTAGCAGGGAAACATGTTGTAATTGGTGGAGAAGTTAAATCAACTTGTCAATTATCAAATGAAGACTATGAGAAAATAGTAAAAGATGCCTTATCAAAAATAGGTTATGATGGAAAATCAGCTTTTACAAAAGAACAATGCCTACACCCAGATGATATAAAAGTTCAAGTATTATTAAATCAACAATCTCCTGATATTTCTCAGGGAGTTGATCAATCAACTGGAGATATAGGTGCAGGTGATCAAGGAATTATGTTCGGTTTTGCTTCAAGCGAAACAGCAGATTTAATGCCAGCTGCTATTACTTATGCTAGAATGTTATGTGATAAAGTGTATAATTACGCATTGAATCATAACCAAAAACTAGGAGTTGATATTAAAACTCAAGTTACTGTTGATTATGGAACAAAAGAGAATTTTGAGAATTGTAAACCTCAAAAAATTCACACTATTGTAGTTAGTGCACCTTCTGTTGAAGGTATGGGAATAGGTGAAGTGCGAGAATTAATTCAAGGTTTAATTGATGATTCAGGACTACCAACTTCTATGTATGATAAAAAAAGTACAATTATTCATATTAACCCAACAGGAAGATATGTTTCTCACTCATCATTACATGATAGTGGATTAACAGGAAGAAAATTAATCGTTGATTCATTTGGTGGATATTCACCAATTGGTGGTGGAGCTCAAAGTTCTAAAGACTATACAAAAGTAGATAGATCTGGATTATATGCAGCTCGTTGGATTGCAAAACATATAGTAGCAGCTGGACTTGCTAAAAAAGCAACAGTTCAAATTTCTTATGCAATTGGTGTAGCAAGACCTACATCTGTATCTGTAGATACTATGGGAACTTATACAAAATTTGATGATGATAAATTATCTGATTTTGTAATGAACACTTTCCCATTAACTCCAAGATGGATTACAGAGAAATTTAAATTAGATAGTCCAAGCGAAAAAACATTTTTGTATGCAGATGTAGCAGCTAGAGGTCAAGTTGGTCAAAGTGACTATCCGTGGGAAAAACTTGACGAATTAGAAAAATTTGATAATATTTAA
- a CDS encoding HD-GYP domain-containing protein: MQNNINIKDLFDFKTRIWIYLLSFCSIIFLQTFCTNVCPFIDGLQHDKLFRNLFIVFLLQLVYREFLYSFFKESKKKLSIPRQAYFLSIISWIMAGISAFILHSVLYPDFPMSSHFRIFSSYLTLGAGILAQLEYIIFEKRYKELSRNKVFTIFNEKISQRILETFLIFTITPIITILLIIGRYNHDKVIDIQVTLEVFYIGLLMIISAVILAITFGKILKEDTKIIINNIGNIKKGEYENTSIINRADELGEISYAMRNMSGSIKDGINKIESLSDEIINTQKEIIYTMGEIAETRSKETGNHVKRVAEYSKLLALKLGLDEQTAEMLKLASPMHDIGKVGIPDNILNKPGKHTFEEFEIMKTHAQLGYEMLKHSTKPILQAAAIVAREHHEKYNAKGYPKGLRGEEIHILPESLQLQMFLML, encoded by the coding sequence TTGCAAAACAATATAAATATTAAAGATCTCTTCGATTTTAAAACAAGAATTTGGATTTATTTATTATCATTTTGTTCTATTATTTTTTTACAAACTTTTTGTACTAATGTTTGTCCTTTTATTGATGGTTTACAGCATGATAAATTATTTAGAAATCTATTTATAGTTTTTCTTTTACAACTAGTATATAGAGAGTTTTTATATAGCTTTTTTAAAGAGTCAAAGAAAAAATTATCAATTCCCAGACAAGCTTATTTTTTAAGTATTATTTCTTGGATTATGGCTGGAATTTCAGCTTTTATTCTTCATTCTGTTTTATATCCTGATTTTCCAATGTCAAGTCATTTTAGAATATTTTCAAGTTATTTAACACTTGGAGCTGGAATCTTAGCTCAACTTGAATATATAATTTTTGAAAAAAGATATAAAGAACTTTCAAGAAATAAAGTTTTTACAATTTTTAATGAAAAAATTTCTCAAAGAATTTTAGAAACTTTTTTAATTTTTACAATCACACCAATTATAACAATATTACTAATTATTGGAAGATATAACCATGATAAGGTTATTGATATTCAAGTTACATTAGAAGTATTTTATATAGGTCTATTAATGATTATTTCAGCAGTAATTTTAGCAATAACGTTTGGAAAAATATTAAAAGAAGATACAAAAATTATTATAAATAATATCGGAAATATTAAAAAAGGTGAGTATGAAAACACATCTATAATCAATAGAGCTGATGAACTTGGTGAAATATCATATGCTATGAGAAATATGTCTGGATCTATAAAAGATGGAATAAATAAAATTGAATCGTTAAGCGATGAGATTATAAATACCCAAAAAGAAATCATCTATACCATGGGTGAAATTGCAGAAACAAGAAGTAAAGAAACAGGAAATCATGTAAAAAGAGTTGCTGAGTATTCAAAACTTCTTGCTTTAAAATTAGGATTAGATGAACAAACAGCTGAAATGTTAAAACTAGCAAGCCCGATGCATGATATTGGGAAAGTTGGTATTCCTGATAATATTTTAAATAAACCAGGAAAACATACCTTTGAAGAATTTGAGATTATGAAGACCCATGCACAACTAGGTTATGAGATGTTAAAACACTCAACAAAACCAATTTTACAAGCAGCTGCAATTGTTGCAAGAGAACATCATGAAAAATACAATGCAAAAGGATATCCAAAAGGTTTAAGAGGTGAAGAAATTCATATTTTGCCAGAATCACTGCAGTTGCAGATGTTTTTGATGCTTTAG
- the rarD gene encoding EamA family transporter RarD yields MNNEKLGQIYAILAFFIWGAIAPIYFKQVASVEPIEVLIHRIFWSFLLLIPLLYITKQINVLKTIIKDSKKIKYLAISTFFISINWLVFIWAVANNKIIETSLGYYINPLVSVLLGYLFFSERMTKYQYVAISIAFIAVLYQIFTLGTIPLVSLTLALSFAFYGMIRKKINVGSIVGLFIETLILMPFALIGIYYLISTNKISFLHSSMNIDLMLSLGGLITIVPLLLFNGAATRMRLSTLGFFQYIGPSCSFFVAIFIYNEELNFDKLITFSLIWIALLIFSLDSINTKQQNKKKISKS; encoded by the coding sequence TTGAATAACGAAAAATTAGGACAAATTTATGCAATATTAGCATTTTTTATTTGGGGTGCAATTGCTCCTATTTACTTTAAACAAGTGGCTAGTGTTGAGCCAATAGAGGTTTTAATACATAGAATTTTTTGGTCATTTTTATTACTTATTCCACTATTATATATAACAAAACAAATTAATGTTTTAAAAACAATTATTAAAGATTCAAAAAAAATTAAATATTTAGCCATTTCTACTTTTTTTATATCAATTAATTGGTTAGTTTTTATTTGGGCAGTTGCAAATAATAAAATAATAGAAACTTCACTAGGATATTATATCAATCCATTAGTAAGTGTGCTTTTAGGGTATTTATTCTTTTCTGAGAGAATGACAAAGTATCAATATGTTGCAATTTCTATTGCTTTTATTGCAGTTCTTTATCAAATATTTACATTGGGAACTATTCCTTTGGTTTCCCTAACTCTTGCTTTAAGTTTTGCTTTTTATGGAATGATTAGAAAAAAAATAAATGTGGGTTCTATTGTTGGCTTATTTATTGAAACTTTAATTTTAATGCCTTTTGCATTAATTGGAATTTATTATTTGATTTCTACAAATAAAATTTCATTTTTACATTCTAGTATGAATATTGATTTAATGTTAAGTTTAGGAGGATTAATCACAATTGTCCCTTTACTTTTATTTAATGGAGCAGCAACTAGAATGAGATTATCAACTTTAGGATTTTTCCAATATATAGGTCCAAGTTGTTCTTTTTTTGTAGCAATATTTATTTACAATGAAGAGTTAAATTTTGATAAACTAATTACATTTTCACTTATTTGGATTGCATTATTAATTTTTTCATTAGATTCAATTAATACAAAACAGCAAAATAAGAAAAAAATATCTAAGAGCTAG
- a CDS encoding inositol monophosphatase family protein produces the protein MKKELIKIIKEAGEILKEGYYTKKDITFKAKKDLVTQYDVAVENFLKKKFSKKFKDFNLIAEESDNANVEFNNSIIIDPIDGTTNFVNGVPHTAISVGVYKNKKPYLAVVYNPILDELYTAKIGKGAYLNGKKLKVSNENDFQKSLLATGFPYTSNTNEDDLNDVLKKIKLILPLCQDLRRLGAASLDLCYIAKGTFEGYYEMNLKAWDVSAGILILTEAGGVVSNINGDEYTLFEDKYLVASNGKIHKKFIKNLNK, from the coding sequence ATGAAAAAAGAATTAATAAAAATAATAAAAGAAGCAGGTGAAATCTTAAAAGAGGGATATTACACAAAAAAAGATATAACTTTTAAAGCAAAAAAAGATTTAGTAACACAGTATGATGTAGCTGTTGAGAATTTTTTAAAAAAGAAATTTTCAAAAAAATTCAAAGATTTTAATCTAATAGCAGAAGAATCAGACAATGCAAATGTAGAGTTTAATAATTCAATAATAATAGATCCAATAGATGGAACAACAAACTTTGTAAATGGTGTTCCTCATACTGCTATTTCAGTTGGTGTTTATAAAAATAAAAAACCATATTTAGCAGTTGTTTATAATCCAATTTTAGATGAGTTATACACAGCAAAAATAGGTAAGGGTGCTTATTTAAATGGTAAAAAATTAAAAGTAAGTAATGAAAATGATTTTCAAAAATCACTTCTAGCTACTGGTTTTCCATATACTAGCAATACAAATGAAGATGATTTGAATGATGTTTTAAAAAAAATCAAGCTTATTTTACCTCTTTGTCAAGATTTAAGAAGATTAGGTGCGGCTTCACTTGACTTATGTTATATAGCAAAGGGAACTTTTGAAGGGTATTATGAAATGAATCTAAAAGCTTGGGATGTTAGTGCTGGAATTTTAATACTAACAGAAGCAGGTGGCGTGGTATCAAATATAAATGGAGATGAATATACACTATTTGAAGACAAGTATCTTGTAGCCTCAAATGGTAAAATTCATAAAAAGTTTATAAAAAATTTAAATAAATAA
- the accD gene encoding acetyl-CoA carboxylase, carboxyltransferase subunit beta, translating to MDLRNLFSKISFDSNSKEQPTKKDAPSHWVKCPECNALMFFKEVENQDNICPKCNFHMRIGAKRRIEILTDKDSFVEFDVELKPNDPLKFVDKTSYKKRVEEALKTTGRTSSVVSGEATINQIPVQMVVFDFSFMGGSLGSVEGEKIVRAVNRAIEKHQGLIIVSASGGARMQESTFALMQMAKTSAALKRLDHAKLPYISILTDPTMGGVSASFAFLGDIIMAEPGALIGFAGQRVIKQTIGADLPAGFQRAEFLLEKGSIDMVVNRAAMKQTLTDLLSMFQKEKIS from the coding sequence ATGGATTTAAGAAACCTATTTAGCAAAATATCTTTTGATAGTAATTCAAAAGAACAACCAACAAAAAAAGATGCACCAAGTCACTGGGTAAAATGTCCAGAATGTAATGCATTAATGTTTTTTAAAGAGGTAGAAAATCAAGATAATATTTGTCCAAAATGTAATTTTCATATGAGAATTGGGGCAAAAAGAAGAATTGAAATTTTAACCGATAAAGATAGCTTTGTTGAATTTGATGTAGAGTTAAAACCAAATGACCCTTTAAAATTTGTTGATAAAACTTCTTATAAAAAAAGAGTAGAAGAAGCACTTAAAACAACAGGAAGAACATCTTCTGTTGTAAGTGGAGAAGCTACGATAAATCAAATTCCAGTTCAAATGGTAGTATTTGATTTCTCATTTATGGGAGGAAGTTTAGGTTCTGTTGAAGGTGAAAAAATTGTAAGAGCTGTAAATCGAGCTATTGAAAAGCATCAAGGTCTTATAATCGTTTCAGCTTCAGGAGGTGCAAGGATGCAAGAGTCTACATTTGCTTTAATGCAAATGGCTAAAACATCAGCTGCACTTAAAAGATTAGATCATGCAAAACTACCATATATTTCAATTTTAACAGATCCTACTATGGGAGGAGTTTCTGCTTCTTTTGCATTTTTAGGTGATATTATTATGGCAGAGCCAGGTGCATTAATTGGATTTGCAGGTCAAAGAGTTATTAAGCAAACTATTGGAGCTGATTTACCAGCAGGATTCCAAAGAGCTGAATTTCTACTTGAAAAAGGTTCTATTGATATGGTTGTTAATAGAGCTGCAATGAAACAAACATTAACAGATTTATTAAGTATGTTTCAAAAAGAAAAAATTTCTTAA
- the glmS gene encoding glutamine--fructose-6-phosphate transaminase (isomerizing), with protein MCGIVGYIGKNDTTKILLDGLKELEYRGYDSAGIAVLKKDKIEVFKALGKLVNLEEKVNEFASGDYELGIGHTRWATHGKPTELNAHPHLGEYSYVVHNGIIENYKELKEELTLKGHKFVSQTDTEVIVHLFENFYNISNDTTQAFKSTISRLEGAFSILLITKSDPTKVFFFKHGSPLIVAKGNEEKEVLFASSDAPLIGLASSVVYLEDGVGGIATSDNIEFFNDNYSWSTLPSSKQFAQKDGFRFFMEKEIYEQSVVVSDCMLGRIKDNEILFDEIDSSIMDGIREIKICACGTSYHAGLTASYLFERLSKVKCSIEVASEFRYKEPILSKDTLFIVISQSGETADTLEALKMAKAAGLKTLVVCNVDNSSMTRTADYTILTRAGIEKGVASTKAFSTQTVVLWMLSLYFAKVKNVISSEVLQKELHTLREVPKSLCISDKIHEKTKRLSKRYLHGHGFFFIGRDVFFPLALEGALKLKEISYLHAEGYPAGEMKHGPIALADPELFTIALMPQNLLYDKIKSNVEELSARDSTICAISPLDFDLADDFIKINKCDHYMLEFFEMLVVVQLFSMEISVRLGNDVDMPRNLAKSVTVE; from the coding sequence ATGTGTGGAATTGTTGGTTATATTGGGAAAAATGATACTACGAAGATATTATTAGATGGATTAAAAGAGTTAGAGTACAGAGGTTATGATAGTGCTGGAATTGCTGTTTTAAAAAAAGATAAAATTGAAGTATTTAAAGCTTTAGGAAAATTAGTAAATCTTGAAGAAAAAGTAAATGAATTTGCATCTGGTGATTATGAATTAGGAATAGGTCATACAAGATGGGCAACTCATGGTAAACCAACAGAATTAAATGCACATCCACATTTAGGTGAGTATTCTTATGTTGTTCATAATGGAATTATTGAAAATTATAAAGAACTAAAAGAAGAATTAACTTTAAAAGGTCATAAATTTGTATCTCAAACAGATACGGAAGTTATTGTTCACCTATTTGAAAATTTTTATAATATTTCAAATGACACTACACAAGCTTTCAAAAGTACAATTTCAAGATTAGAAGGTGCCTTTTCAATTCTTTTAATCACAAAATCAGATCCTACAAAAGTATTTTTCTTTAAACATGGAAGCCCATTAATCGTTGCAAAGGGAAATGAAGAAAAAGAAGTTTTATTTGCTTCATCTGATGCCCCTTTAATTGGTTTAGCTTCTAGTGTTGTTTACTTAGAAGATGGAGTTGGTGGAATTGCTACTTCAGATAATATAGAGTTTTTTAATGATAATTATTCATGGTCAACACTTCCTTCTTCAAAACAATTTGCACAAAAAGATGGATTTAGATTCTTTATGGAAAAAGAAATTTATGAACAAAGTGTAGTTGTTAGTGATTGTATGCTTGGAAGAATAAAAGATAATGAAATCTTATTTGATGAGATTGATTCTTCAATTATGGATGGAATTAGAGAAATTAAAATATGTGCTTGTGGAACTTCATACCATGCAGGATTAACAGCTTCATATTTATTTGAAAGACTTTCAAAAGTTAAATGTAGTATTGAAGTTGCAAGTGAGTTTAGATATAAAGAACCTATTTTATCAAAAGACACTTTGTTTATCGTAATTTCTCAAAGTGGTGAAACAGCTGATACTTTAGAAGCATTAAAAATGGCAAAAGCAGCAGGTCTTAAAACTTTAGTGGTTTGTAATGTTGATAACTCTTCAATGACAAGAACAGCTGATTATACAATTTTAACACGTGCAGGAATTGAAAAAGGGGTTGCTTCTACAAAAGCATTTTCAACACAAACAGTAGTACTTTGGATGTTATCTTTATATTTTGCAAAAGTAAAAAATGTAATTTCATCTGAAGTTTTACAAAAAGAATTGCATACTTTAAGAGAAGTTCCAAAGTCACTTTGCATTAGCGATAAAATTCATGAAAAAACAAAAAGATTATCAAAAAGATATTTACATGGACATGGATTTTTCTTTATAGGAAGAGATGTATTTTTCCCACTTGCCCTTGAAGGTGCTTTAAAATTAAAAGAGATTTCATATTTACATGCAGAAGGTTATCCAGCAGGTGAAATGAAACATGGACCAATTGCTTTAGCAGATCCAGAATTATTTACAATTGCATTAATGCCACAAAATTTACTTTATGATAAAATTAAATCAAATGTAGAAGAGTTAAGTGCTCGAGATAGTACTATTTGTGCAATATCACCACTTGATTTTGATTTGGCAGATGATTTTATAAAAATAAATAAATGTGATCATTATATGTTAGAATTTTTTGAAATGCTAGTTGTTGTACAACTTTTCTCAATGGAAATTTCAGTAAGACTTGGAAATGATGTTGATATGCCAAGGAACCTTGCAAAATCAGTAACAGTTGAATAA
- a CDS encoding Na/Pi cotransporter family protein: MKKYLSYILLILLGYLLYVNEDSKYIVAGVGIFIIGMHFMEDGFKLFSGGILEKLISKSTNTVFKSVGLGITATAILQSSSLIAIIVISFLSAKIISLAGALGVVFGSAVGTTATTWIVSTLGVKINIAAFSLPMIIFGVIFRFYKQKNLQGIGNILLGLGFVFLGIGYMKDGFEDLKSGIDLAQFSVDGYLGIILYAFIGAIATVIIQSSSATLALTITALATGQIIYLNAMAIAVGANIGTATTAAMGAMVSNANSKRMAVGLFIFKGVTAVITLSFLYFIVDFVDYLSDAFGIAPDDWAMKLAVFHTFFNLAGLIIFSFFIPRLVIFLKKLFVEDVESYIQKPKYLDLAVAAVPSVALEATKKETIHLYDNASEVLSHAIMLHRHRYLGKSDISSVVKESTDIIELNIDDFYQTRIKSLYSDIIDYSTIFINGLEADKKNYLYELRTACRDIAEAVKNTKELQQNISRYLLSNNDYIKNEYNYIREAIAKTINTINEIKTSKDELDVLSKAELLKEYLKSLDVIATGRIDILIREKRIDKKMATTLLNDSSHAYNVINKLINVAKILWIEDFTIKKLGEDYEAGKNL, from the coding sequence ATGAAAAAATATCTTTCATATATATTATTAATATTATTAGGATATTTATTATATGTAAATGAAGATTCAAAATATATAGTTGCAGGTGTTGGAATCTTCATAATTGGCATGCATTTTATGGAAGACGGATTTAAGCTTTTTTCAGGAGGAATCCTAGAAAAGCTTATTTCTAAAAGTACCAATACTGTTTTTAAATCAGTTGGTCTAGGAATAACAGCCACTGCAATTCTTCAAAGTTCTTCTTTAATAGCTATCATCGTAATCTCTTTTTTATCAGCAAAAATCATCTCACTAGCAGGTGCTTTGGGTGTTGTTTTTGGATCAGCAGTTGGAACAACAGCAACTACTTGGATTGTTTCTACTTTAGGTGTTAAAATTAATATTGCTGCTTTTTCACTTCCTATGATTATATTTGGCGTAATTTTTAGGTTTTATAAACAAAAAAATCTTCAAGGAATTGGAAATATTTTATTAGGTTTAGGATTTGTTTTTCTTGGTATTGGATATATGAAAGATGGGTTTGAAGATCTAAAAAGTGGAATTGATTTAGCGCAATTTTCAGTAGATGGATATTTAGGAATTATTCTTTATGCTTTTATTGGAGCAATTGCTACTGTTATTATTCAATCAAGTAGTGCTACTTTAGCACTTACTATTACAGCACTTGCAACTGGACAAATTATATATTTAAATGCAATGGCAATAGCAGTTGGAGCAAATATAGGAACAGCAACAACAGCTGCTATGGGGGCGATGGTTTCAAATGCAAATAGTAAAAGAATGGCTGTTGGATTGTTTATATTCAAAGGTGTAACAGCTGTTATTACTTTGAGTTTTTTATATTTTATTGTTGATTTTGTTGATTATTTATCAGATGCATTTGGAATAGCACCTGATGATTGGGCTATGAAACTAGCAGTTTTTCATACATTTTTTAATCTAGCAGGTTTAATAATATTTTCATTTTTTATACCAAGATTAGTTATATTCCTGAAAAAGTTATTTGTTGAAGATGTTGAATCATATATTCAAAAACCAAAATATTTAGATTTAGCAGTTGCTGCTGTACCTTCAGTGGCTTTAGAAGCAACAAAAAAAGAAACTATTCACTTATATGATAATGCAAGTGAAGTTTTAAGTCATGCAATTATGCTTCATAGACATAGATATTTAGGTAAAAGTGATATTTCTTCAGTTGTAAAAGAATCAACAGATATTATTGAATTAAATATAGATGATTTTTATCAAACAAGAATCAAATCACTTTATAGTGATATTATTGATTATTCAACTATTTTTATTAATGGATTAGAAGCTGATAAAAAAAACTATTTATATGAATTAAGAACAGCTTGTAGAGATATTGCAGAAGCTGTAAAAAATACAAAAGAATTACAACAAAACATCTCAAGATATCTATTAAGTAATAATGATTACATTAAAAATGAATATAATTATATTAGAGAAGCTATTGCTAAAACCATTAATACAATTAATGAAATTAAAACCAGTAAAGATGAATTAGATGTTTTATCTAAAGCTGAGTTACTAAAAGAGTATTTAAAAAGTTTAGATGTTATAGCAACTGGTAGAATTGATATTTTGATTAGAGAAAAAAGAATAGATAAAAAAATGGCAACTACTTTATTAAATGATAGTTCACACGCTTACAATGTAATCAATAAGTTAATAAATGTAGCTAAAATATTGTGGATTGAAGATTTTACTATAAAAAAATTAGGAGAAGATTATGAAGCTGGAAAAAATCTATGA
- a CDS encoding ABC transporter ATP-binding protein produces MIKVTNLSHYYNKDLALKDINLEIKKAQFVSIIGESGSGKSTLLSVLSTLLKPSSGEVVYEDTNYKNIKNIDNFRRENIGFIFQFHYLINYLSVKENINLANEKASKEEIFELLRLLGIENLIDKYPNEISGGQRQRVAIARAMINNPKVIFADEPTGNLDSKNSLNVFELFSTLAKKGTTIIVATHDKNLALKTDITYEVKDGKLI; encoded by the coding sequence ATGATAAAAGTAACAAATCTAAGTCACTATTATAATAAAGATTTAGCTCTTAAAGATATTAATTTAGAGATAAAAAAAGCTCAATTTGTTTCAATCATTGGTGAGAGTGGAAGTGGTAAATCTACACTTTTATCTGTTTTATCAACATTGCTTAAACCTAGTAGTGGAGAGGTAGTTTATGAAGATACTAATTATAAAAACATAAAAAATATAGATAATTTTAGACGTGAAAATATTGGATTTATTTTCCAATTTCATTATCTAATAAATTATCTAAGTGTAAAAGAGAACATAAATCTTGCAAATGAAAAAGCAAGTAAAGAAGAAATTTTTGAATTATTAAGGCTTTTAGGAATTGAAAATTTAATAGATAAATATCCAAATGAAATTTCAGGAGGACAAAGACAAAGAGTTGCAATTGCAAGGGCTATGATTAACAATCCAAAAGTAATCTTTGCAGATGAACCAACTGGAAATTTAGATTCTAAAAACTCTTTGAATGTATTTGAACTTTTTTCTACTTTAGCAAAAAAAGGAACAACAATAATAGTAGCAACACATGATAAAAACTTAGCTTTAAAAACTGATATAACTTATGAGGTAAAAGATGGAAAACTTATATAA
- a CDS encoding ABC transporter permease, with protein MIPFALKALFANKLKTILIYLSLIFSIISIFLISSISNGIISMYSSMLKSDGDIIITQSNISDTFFSNVNINLIQKINKIPDVIESSALIVGASPVEKLPIVAIYGASQNRFKNYKLELGNYPKQNEVIVGKSIFEQLTNKNEIQIANKSFKISGVFKSEIGFENGGVVLPITHAAEIFNKSASMIMVNTNLNSNLESVIKEIKKLDTQIDAKTTQNFVDNYNQFKIIKTSSNIISLIAFCMGLLGITSLMSITINQRKSEFGIKRALGISTSKIVYSIMIESFILGVFSFISAFIISHIVLYFIKNASSLQGYVNGEISNELAFYIFVASIFMAIIGSIIPALNASKTDPVELIQGNKI; from the coding sequence TTGATTCCATTTGCCCTAAAAGCACTATTTGCCAATAAATTAAAAACAATCCTTATTTATCTAAGCCTTATTTTTTCGATAATATCTATATTTTTAATTAGCTCTATTTCAAATGGAATAATTAGTATGTACTCATCAATGCTAAAAAGTGATGGAGATATTATTATCACTCAATCAAATATATCAGATACTTTTTTCTCAAATGTAAATATAAATTTAATCCAAAAGATAAATAAAATCCCAGATGTTATTGAATCATCAGCCTTAATTGTGGGAGCAAGTCCTGTTGAAAAACTTCCAATTGTTGCAATTTATGGAGCAAGCCAAAATAGATTTAAAAACTACAAATTAGAACTTGGAAACTATCCTAAACAAAATGAAGTGATTGTTGGGAAATCTATATTTGAGCAACTAACTAATAAAAATGAAATTCAAATAGCAAATAAAAGTTTTAAAATATCAGGAGTTTTCAAAAGTGAAATTGGTTTTGAAAATGGTGGAGTTGTTTTGCCTATCACACATGCAGCAGAGATATTCAATAAATCAGCTTCAATGATTATGGTAAATACAAATTTAAATTCAAATCTTGAAAGTGTTATAAAAGAAATCAAAAAACTAGATACTCAAATTGATGCAAAAACAACTCAAAATTTCGTAGATAACTATAATCAATTTAAAATCATTAAAACCTCATCAAATATTATTTCACTGATTGCTTTTTGTATGGGATTATTAGGCATTACAAGTTTAATGAGTATTACAATAAACCAAAGAAAAAGTGAATTTGGAATTAAAAGAGCTTTGGGAATTAGCACTTCTAAAATCGTATATTCAATTATGATTGAAAGTTTTATATTAGGAGTTTTTAGTTTTATTAGTGCTTTTATTATCTCACATATAGTTTTATATTTTATAAAAAATGCTTCATCTTTACAAGGTTATGTAAATGGTGAGATTTCAAATGAATTAGCATTTTATATTTTTGTAGCATCAATTTTCATGGCAATAATAGGCTCAATAATTCCCGCACTAAATGCTTCTAAAACAGATCCAGTTGAATTAATTCAAGGAAATAAAATATGA